One window of Chloroflexus aggregans DSM 9485 genomic DNA carries:
- the lysS gene encoding homocitrate synthase, which translates to MSLPERLFFVDTTLREGEQFASARFTSTQRLAIAEMLDAFGVEYIELTSPAASPQSARDLATIARRGLRARILTHIRCHMADARLAVEHGAQGANLLFATSEPLRTVSHGRSLDEILAEAQQVITYLRDHDVEVRFSCEDSFRTDLADLIRIYRAVETMGVQRIGLADTVGIATPRQVYEVVSAVRAEVTCDIEFHGHNDSGCAVANTFCAYEAGATHLDVTVLGIGERNGIASLSGMIARIASVDPDRVRRYRLDLLPKIDETVATMLGIEIPFNQCITSPTAFHHKAGMHTKAVLADPRSYEVLDPNLFGRQRTIAIAHRLVGWHAVAERARELGITLSEAQARAAAARIKALGDEHDLDGAMIDEILYSYAE; encoded by the coding sequence ATGTCACTGCCTGAGCGCCTGTTTTTTGTCGATACCACCCTGCGCGAAGGCGAACAGTTCGCCAGCGCCCGCTTTACGTCCACCCAACGGCTTGCTATCGCAGAAATGCTCGACGCATTCGGCGTTGAGTATATCGAACTCACCTCTCCGGCAGCTTCGCCGCAAAGTGCGCGTGATCTCGCCACCATTGCCCGTCGCGGTCTCCGCGCCCGTATCCTCACCCATATCCGCTGTCACATGGCCGATGCACGCCTCGCCGTCGAACACGGTGCGCAAGGTGCGAATCTGCTCTTCGCTACGTCCGAACCCCTACGCACGGTGAGCCACGGACGCAGCCTCGATGAGATTTTGGCTGAAGCGCAACAGGTGATCACTTACCTGCGCGACCACGACGTCGAGGTGCGCTTTTCGTGTGAAGATAGTTTCCGCACCGACCTTGCCGACTTGATCCGCATTTACCGCGCGGTCGAGACGATGGGCGTCCAACGGATCGGTCTTGCCGATACCGTTGGCATCGCTACGCCGCGTCAAGTCTATGAAGTGGTTAGCGCTGTGCGTGCTGAAGTCACATGCGACATCGAATTTCACGGCCACAACGATAGTGGCTGCGCAGTCGCCAATACCTTCTGCGCTTACGAAGCCGGTGCGACCCACCTCGATGTGACGGTACTTGGGATCGGTGAACGCAACGGTATTGCCAGTCTAAGCGGGATGATTGCACGGATTGCGAGCGTCGATCCGGATCGTGTTCGGCGGTATCGTCTCGATCTGTTGCCTAAGATCGACGAGACGGTAGCAACCATGCTCGGCATCGAAATCCCATTCAACCAGTGCATTACCAGTCCGACCGCTTTTCACCACAAGGCCGGGATGCACACGAAAGCCGTGCTGGCCGATCCACGCAGCTACGAAGTGCTCGATCCGAACCTGTTCGGTCGCCAGCGCACCATTGCGATTGCCCACCGGTTGGTGGGGTGGCACGCCGTCGCCGAACGCGCCCGCGAACTGGGTATCACCCTCAGCGAAGCGCAAGCCCGCGCCGCCGCCGCCCGCATTAAAGCTCTCGGCGACGAACACGACCTTGATGGCGCAATGATCGATGAGATTCTTTATAGCTACGCCGAATAA
- a CDS encoding prohibitin family protein — translation MNQGRQSFPTPPMQGWSLSALISLVFIIMVASLLVSNSITTIEAGTRGVLKTFGEITGVLDEGLHFRMPFITSVTVVEVRTQRYESNSSAASRDLQTVTTQVVINYRPDATQVDRLVREIGVDYERRVVDPAIQEAIKAATARFTAEELITRRPEVSDLILSVLSERLMPRGVIVENVSITDFNFSPEFARAIEAKQVAEQDALRAARELERARIEAQQQVARAEAEAKARLEIARAEAESLRLLGEVVSPQLLQLRFIERWDGILPRFVGGDNGLLTMLSIPTDDILDDPATTRATPQNIAPAGTEATPNP, via the coding sequence ATGAACCAAGGTCGTCAATCGTTTCCAACTCCTCCGATGCAGGGCTGGTCATTGTCAGCCCTTATCTCGCTCGTCTTTATCATCATGGTTGCGAGCCTTTTGGTCAGCAACTCCATCACTACCATCGAAGCCGGCACTCGCGGTGTCTTGAAGACGTTTGGCGAGATTACCGGTGTGCTCGATGAAGGATTACACTTCCGTATGCCGTTCATCACGTCGGTGACGGTAGTTGAAGTGCGCACGCAGCGCTACGAGTCGAATTCAAGTGCTGCATCGCGCGATTTACAGACGGTGACAACGCAGGTAGTGATTAACTACCGCCCTGATGCTACCCAAGTTGACCGGCTGGTGCGCGAGATCGGGGTTGATTACGAGCGTCGGGTGGTCGATCCGGCAATTCAAGAGGCGATTAAAGCGGCTACCGCTCGCTTCACCGCCGAAGAGCTGATCACCCGCCGACCTGAAGTGTCGGATTTGATCCTGAGTGTGCTGAGCGAGCGATTGATGCCGCGCGGCGTGATCGTTGAGAATGTCTCGATCACCGATTTTAACTTCAGCCCCGAATTTGCCCGCGCGATTGAGGCCAAGCAAGTAGCCGAGCAAGATGCGCTGCGTGCTGCCCGTGAGCTTGAGCGGGCGCGGATCGAGGCCCAACAGCAAGTAGCCCGTGCCGAGGCTGAAGCAAAGGCTCGGCTCGAAATCGCCCGCGCCGAAGCCGAATCGCTCCGCTTGCTCGGTGAAGTGGTCTCGCCGCAATTGCTACAACTACGCTTCATCGAGCGCTGGGATGGCATCTTGCCGCGCTTTGTCGGCGGCGATAACGGGTTGTTGACAATGCTGAGCATTCCGACCGACGACATTTTGGATGATCCGGCGACCACGCGCGCTACACCGCAAAACATCGCGCCGGCAGGGACGGAAGCGACACCGAATCCGTAA
- a CDS encoding cupin domain-containing protein: MNPATIRHLTEQVSIPEDGTISRTIYQDETIKAVLFGFAAGQELSEHTAAVPAILHMVQGEARITLGTEVVEATPNTWVHMPAHLPHSLQARTPVMMLLLLLKGSR, translated from the coding sequence ATGAACCCCGCCACCATTCGCCATTTGACCGAACAGGTGTCCATCCCGGAGGATGGCACGATTAGTCGGACGATCTACCAAGATGAGACGATCAAAGCAGTATTGTTCGGCTTTGCCGCCGGGCAAGAGTTGTCGGAGCATACGGCTGCCGTTCCGGCGATCTTGCACATGGTGCAAGGCGAGGCCCGCATCACGCTGGGCACAGAGGTAGTTGAGGCAACACCTAACACATGGGTGCATATGCCGGCCCATTTGCCGCACAGCCTTCAGGCGCGCACGCCGGTGATGATGCTCTTGTTGTTGCTCAAAGGATCACGGTGA
- a CDS encoding YwiC-like family protein, protein MSSDHHVAMVKPAPVRLRLIALPVEHGGWGLLAAPVVLGLWLAPSLAGIGLSIAALGAFLARQPLKLAFGDYQRGKQYPRTVWAKRFALGYGAIGLIGLIGAITSAATPFWLPIVLATPFALGQLWFDLRKESRALTAELFGAVAISALAAAIMMASGRPASRALPAWLLLALQAITAIIYVRMRLRLARNEPARRAPAFWWHGAAFALVGGLVIAGWIGWPVLVAFGLLGLRCWIGLLPRSLSTPTPLVGVQEVLNSLITVAGIALGMHF, encoded by the coding sequence ATGTCAAGCGATCATCACGTAGCAATGGTGAAGCCGGCGCCGGTGCGGTTGCGTCTCATCGCCTTGCCGGTCGAGCATGGCGGTTGGGGCTTGTTGGCTGCGCCGGTTGTGTTGGGTTTATGGTTAGCTCCCTCGCTGGCCGGAATTGGCTTGAGCATAGCGGCGTTGGGCGCGTTCCTTGCTCGCCAGCCATTGAAGTTGGCGTTTGGTGATTACCAGCGCGGTAAACAGTATCCGCGCACCGTCTGGGCCAAGCGTTTTGCACTTGGCTATGGCGCAATCGGGCTGATTGGCCTGATCGGAGCGATCACCAGCGCGGCAACGCCGTTTTGGTTGCCAATCGTACTCGCCACCCCCTTTGCGCTGGGCCAGTTGTGGTTCGATTTGCGCAAAGAGAGTCGCGCTCTGACCGCCGAGCTGTTTGGTGCGGTTGCAATCAGTGCGCTGGCGGCAGCGATCATGATGGCGTCTGGCCGGCCGGCATCGCGAGCGTTGCCGGCATGGTTGCTGCTGGCGTTGCAAGCTATCACCGCAATTATCTACGTCCGGATGCGCTTACGCCTCGCGCGCAACGAACCGGCGCGCCGAGCGCCGGCGTTCTGGTGGCACGGTGCGGCTTTCGCGCTGGTTGGCGGATTGGTTATAGCGGGATGGATCGGTTGGCCTGTCTTGGTAGCCTTTGGGTTGTTAGGGTTGCGTTGCTGGATTGGGCTATTACCGCGAAGCCTGTCTACGCCAACGCCGCTGGTTGGTGTGCAAGAGGTGCTGAACAGCCTGATCACGGTTGCCGGCATTGCGCTCGGCATGCATTTCTAA